CTGTTCTTCGCGGGGTTTGTACttgttggtgtgcgcgtatgtgcCGCCCGACTCTCTTTGGCTTCTTCCCAGAGATTGGAGAGAAGAGAGTGCAATCAAGCAAGGTATTGAAAACGAAAGGCATCACGGAATTTCAAGgattacacacacacacacacacacacacacacacacacacacgcacagcagcagccaatGAGGGTACTTGTCTGTGGTGGTGTGGGGTATATTGGCACGCACTTTGTGCGCGAGCTACTGCGTTACAGCCCCCATGATGTGATCATTGCCGACAGCCTCGAGGCCACTCACGGTTCTGATGTGCACGTGGACACGGAGAAAAACTATGCTGCACGCAACCCTGGCGCAAACTTAGAAGAGGTGAAGAGGAGCGGCTACCGTTTCGCAAAGCTGGAGGTGGGCGACGTGCGTGATGTCGACTTTCTCGAGCACGTTTTCACCACGCACGCCCCGATCGATGCCGTGGTGCACATGTGTGCGCACATTGTGGTGCCGGAGAGTGTGCGCGACCCGCTTCGGTACTACGACAACAACGTCGTTGGTATGCTGCGCATTTTGCAGATCATGCTCAAGTACAAGTGCGACAAGCTCATTCTCTCCAGTACGGCCGCTCTCTTCGGTAACCCTTACGCTCGCATGAGGGCTGGCTCGACCGATGAGCCGGACCCGATGAAGCCTATCCGGTCCAACGCCAAGTGCATGCCGGAGAGTCCGTATGGCACGACCAAGCTGGTGGGCGAGTACATGCTGAAGgactgcgctgccgcctaCGGCATCAAaagcgtgtgtctgcgctaCTTCAATGCatgcggcgccgacgccgagggCGACATTGGCGAGACCCACGAGCCCGAGTCGCATCTTATCCCGCTCATcctgcgcgtgccgctggcGGACAAGATAAACGCTTACAACGCTGTGCACCATCCGGAGCGCCAAAAGGTGAACGGCTACGTTTCCATCTTCGGCACCGACTACCCAACTCCGGACGGCACGTGCATTCGGGATTACGTGCACGTGAAGGATCTGTCCTCGGCTCACGTTCGGGCGCTGGACTACCTGGCTAAGCTGACCCCCGACGACAAGGACAGGTTCTTTTCCACGTTCAACCTTGGCACGTCGAAGGGTTACTCAGTGCGCGAGGTcatcgaggcggcgcggcgcgtaACGGGACACCCGATTCCagaaagggaggagaagcgccgcgacggcgaccCCCCGGTGCTCGTGGCGTCcggtgaggaggcggcggcagcacttGGGTGGACTCTGGAGTACGAATCGATCGACAAGATTATCGAATCCGCGTGGAAGTTTCACAGTA
The DNA window shown above is from Leishmania major strain Friedlin complete genome, chromosome 33 and carries:
- a CDS encoding putative udp-glc 4'-epimerase, whose amino-acid sequence is MRVLVCGGVGYIGTHFVRELLRYSPHDVIIADSLEATHGSDVHVDTEKNYAARNPGANLEEVKRSGYRFAKLEVGDVRDVDFLEHVFTTHAPIDAVVHMCAHIVVPESVRDPLRYYDNNVVGMLRILQIMLKYKCDKLILSSTAALFGNPYARMRAGSTDEPDPMKPIRSNAKCMPESPYGTTKLVGEYMLKDCAAAYGIKSVCLRYFNACGADAEGDIGETHEPESHLIPLILRVPLADKINAYNAVHHPERQKVNGYVSIFGTDYPTPDGTCIRDYVHVKDLSSAHVRALDYLAKLTPDDKDRFFSTFNLGTSKGYSVREVIEAARRVTGHPIPEREEKRRDGDPPVLVASGEEAAAALGWTLEYESIDKIIESAWKFHSKHPVGYELH